From the Martelella mediterranea DSM 17316 genome, one window contains:
- a CDS encoding ABC transporter ATP-binding protein: protein MNEDAILDVRGLNVRFRGQGREVTALRDVSFSIGRGRTLALVGESGSGKSVTSLALMGLLPPNGRIAAGTLAYRHRDGRVLELTELGEAEQRRLRGVQMSMIFQEPMSSLNPLFTIGDQIGEMLLLHETMDAATRRRRTIEMLELVEIPEAARRMDSYPHELSGGMRQRVMIAMAMICKPSLLIADEPTTALDVTIQAQILDLMRQLQKDFGMSILFITHDMGVVAEMADDVAVMYAGGVVEQAGVDALFNDTRHPYTKGLLSSIPGPWRRRGERLVPIPGSVPPLASLPPGCAFAPRCGYAEPRCREPVALTRKAPDHLAACILEGVEAP, encoded by the coding sequence ATGAACGAGGACGCCATTCTGGATGTCCGGGGACTGAACGTCCGCTTTCGCGGCCAGGGGCGCGAGGTGACGGCGCTGCGCGACGTCAGCTTCAGCATCGGCCGCGGCCGGACGCTTGCGCTGGTGGGCGAGAGCGGCTCCGGTAAATCGGTGACCTCGCTGGCGCTGATGGGCCTGCTGCCGCCGAACGGCAGGATCGCGGCGGGCACGCTTGCCTATCGCCACCGCGACGGCCGCGTGCTCGAACTGACGGAGCTTGGCGAAGCGGAGCAGCGCCGGCTGCGCGGCGTCCAGATGTCGATGATTTTCCAGGAGCCGATGTCGTCGCTCAACCCGCTGTTCACGATCGGAGACCAGATCGGCGAGATGCTGCTCCTGCACGAGACCATGGACGCGGCGACGCGGCGCAGGCGCACGATCGAAATGCTGGAACTGGTCGAGATCCCCGAAGCCGCGCGGCGGATGGACAGCTACCCCCACGAACTCTCGGGCGGCATGCGCCAGCGCGTGATGATCGCCATGGCGATGATCTGCAAGCCTTCGCTGCTGATCGCCGATGAGCCGACGACCGCGCTCGATGTCACGATCCAGGCGCAGATCCTCGACCTGATGCGGCAGTTGCAGAAGGATTTCGGCATGTCGATCCTGTTCATCACCCATGACATGGGCGTGGTGGCCGAGATGGCGGACGATGTCGCGGTCATGTATGCCGGCGGGGTGGTCGAGCAGGCCGGCGTTGACGCACTCTTCAACGACACCCGGCATCCTTACACAAAAGGGCTTCTCTCCTCGATACCGGGGCCGTGGCGCCGCCGCGGCGAGCGGCTGGTGCCGATTCCGGGTTCCGTTCCGCCGCTTGCCAGCCTGCCGCCGGGATGCGCATTCGCGCCGCGCTGCGGCTATGCCGAGCCGCGCTGTCGCGAGCCGGTGGCGCTGACGCGCAAGGCGCCCGACCATCTCGCCGCCTGCATCCTTGAAGGTGTTGAGGCGCCATGA
- a CDS encoding DEAD/DEAH box helicase yields the protein MTPNTDTNAKSPFAAIHPALASAIAAKGYSALTPVQMAMTNEDHGDADLLVSAQTGSGKTVAFGIAIALTLLGNGARFDAAAAPLGLVIAPTRELAIQVQKELEWLYAAAEVRIATCVGGMDMRNERRALDRGAHIVVGTPGRLRDHIMRGALDLGAIRAVVLDEADEMLDLGFRDDLEFILGAAPEERRTLLFSATVRRGIAELARTVQKNAVRIETTASTAQHADIEYQVMLVRRDEREHAIINTLLDTDSASALVFCHTREAVRHLTARLANRGFAVVSLSGEMAQSERSNALQSMRDGRARVCVATDVAARGIDLPNLDLVVHADVPSNPETLLHRSGRTGRAGRKGICVLIVPENRRGAVRRVLALAKLTATTRAAPGIADIEARYRRRIIDAAASAAPPNGEEVEFVAELLDRVGPERIAAAYLRQQLAANPVPEELVPLPVETLDSKTPGRDRRSADKQASVREPRGPDLQDGVWFTISLGRKQRADPKFLLPMICNAGGVTKRDVGKIKIDDTETRFEISADKAAGYAKQIRQPGSLERGIMIAPAGEMREKPRQVKQKFKQDGKPPRKHPAPSADRGKTAKHKSRKPKRPA from the coding sequence ATGACCCCGAATACCGATACCAACGCCAAATCCCCGTTTGCCGCGATCCATCCGGCCCTTGCCTCCGCCATCGCGGCGAAAGGCTACAGCGCGCTGACGCCGGTTCAAATGGCGATGACGAATGAAGATCACGGTGACGCCGATCTCCTGGTCTCGGCGCAGACGGGTTCGGGAAAGACGGTCGCCTTCGGCATCGCCATCGCGTTGACGCTGCTTGGAAACGGCGCGCGGTTCGATGCCGCCGCCGCGCCGCTCGGTCTGGTCATCGCGCCGACGCGCGAACTTGCCATTCAGGTCCAAAAGGAGCTCGAATGGCTCTATGCGGCGGCTGAGGTCAGGATTGCCACCTGCGTGGGCGGCATGGACATGCGCAATGAACGCCGCGCGCTCGACCGTGGCGCCCATATCGTCGTCGGCACGCCCGGACGGCTGCGTGATCACATCATGCGGGGCGCGCTGGACCTCGGCGCCATTCGCGCCGTGGTGCTCGACGAAGCCGACGAGATGCTGGATCTCGGTTTCCGCGACGACCTGGAATTCATCCTCGGCGCCGCGCCTGAGGAGCGCCGCACACTCTTGTTTTCGGCGACCGTGCGGCGCGGCATCGCCGAACTGGCCAGGACCGTCCAGAAAAACGCGGTGCGCATCGAGACGACGGCGTCCACCGCGCAGCATGCCGACATCGAATACCAGGTGATGCTGGTGCGGCGCGACGAGCGCGAACACGCCATTATCAACACGTTGCTCGATACCGACAGCGCAAGCGCGCTGGTGTTCTGCCACACACGCGAAGCGGTCCGCCATCTGACGGCGCGGCTGGCAAATCGCGGCTTCGCGGTGGTTTCGCTTTCGGGTGAGATGGCGCAATCGGAACGGTCGAATGCGCTGCAATCGATGCGCGACGGGCGCGCGCGTGTTTGCGTTGCGACCGATGTCGCGGCGCGCGGCATCGACCTTCCGAACCTCGACCTCGTGGTCCATGCCGACGTGCCGAGCAATCCGGAGACGCTGCTGCATCGCTCCGGCCGGACCGGCCGCGCCGGCCGAAAGGGCATCTGCGTGCTGATCGTTCCGGAAAACAGACGGGGCGCGGTTCGGCGCGTGCTTGCATTGGCGAAGCTGACGGCAACCACCCGTGCGGCGCCCGGCATCGCCGATATCGAGGCGCGCTACCGCCGACGGATCATCGATGCGGCCGCCTCTGCCGCGCCGCCCAACGGAGAGGAAGTGGAATTCGTGGCCGAATTGCTGGACCGGGTGGGGCCCGAGCGCATCGCGGCCGCATATCTGCGCCAGCAACTGGCCGCAAACCCCGTTCCCGAGGAGCTCGTGCCGCTGCCCGTGGAAACGCTCGACAGCAAGACGCCGGGTCGCGACCGCCGGTCCGCAGACAAACAAGCGTCGGTTCGAGAACCGCGCGGCCCGGACCTGCAGGACGGCGTATGGTTCACCATCTCGCTCGGGCGCAAGCAGCGCGCCGATCCGAAATTCCTGCTGCCGATGATCTGCAACGCAGGCGGCGTGACCAAGCGCGATGTCGGCAAGATAAAAATCGACGACACCGAAACCCGTTTCGAAATCTCCGCCGACAAGGCCGCCGGTTATGCGAAACAGATCAGGCAGCCAGGCAGTCTCGAAAGAGGGATCATGATTGCGCCGGCCGGCGAGATGCGCGAAAAGCCGAGACAGGTGAAACAGAAATTCAAGCAGGACGGCAAGCCGCCCCGCAAACATCCGGCCCCGTCGGCCGACCGCGGCAAAACCGCGAAACACAAGAGCCGCAAACCGAAGCGCCCTGCCTGA
- a CDS encoding amidohydrolase family protein, with amino-acid sequence MSLTLVNFRIIGFDDAPDQIHIGDDGLVAENAAPDARIIDCNGAFLSPGWCDLHVHVWHGGTDISVRASQAGRPTGVTAMADAGSAGEASFHGLREYVIDRQSETVRAFLNIGSIGLVACNRVPELIDWRSIDIDKTLAVVEANRDVISGIKVRASGVIVGSWGITPAKIAKRVAEMTKLPLMVHVGEPPPLIDEVFELLTPGDIVTHCFNGKAAGSIRDTDALFKMAQDMASRGILMDIGHGSASFNFETARASMADGLKPFSISTDLHLHSLEDPVRDLATTMSKLYGVGLSFEDCIEAVCAGPRGVLGLSGRGGLAAGTRADFTVFDFAEASLPVLDSQGNSMTLERLFEPRMTVIGNDVQPAARRAS; translated from the coding sequence ATGTCTCTCACTCTCGTCAATTTCCGCATTATCGGGTTCGATGACGCGCCCGATCAAATCCACATCGGCGATGACGGCCTGGTCGCGGAGAACGCCGCGCCGGACGCCCGGATCATCGATTGCAACGGCGCTTTTCTGTCGCCCGGTTGGTGCGACCTGCATGTCCATGTCTGGCATGGCGGCACGGACATTTCGGTGCGGGCCTCGCAGGCAGGCAGGCCGACCGGCGTCACCGCCATGGCCGATGCCGGCTCGGCCGGCGAGGCGAGCTTTCACGGTTTGCGCGAATACGTGATCGACCGCCAGTCCGAAACCGTCCGGGCGTTTCTCAACATCGGCTCGATCGGCCTCGTCGCCTGCAACCGGGTGCCGGAACTGATCGACTGGCGCTCGATCGACATCGACAAGACGCTGGCCGTGGTCGAGGCCAATCGCGACGTCATCAGCGGCATCAAGGTTCGCGCCTCGGGTGTGATCGTCGGCTCCTGGGGGATCACGCCCGCCAAGATCGCCAAGCGCGTCGCCGAAATGACCAAGCTGCCGCTGATGGTGCATGTGGGCGAACCGCCGCCGCTGATTGACGAGGTGTTCGAACTTCTGACGCCGGGCGATATCGTGACCCATTGCTTCAACGGCAAGGCCGCCGGCTCGATCCGCGATACCGATGCGCTGTTCAAGATGGCTCAGGACATGGCGTCACGGGGCATATTGATGGATATCGGCCACGGCTCGGCCTCGTTCAATTTCGAGACGGCGCGCGCCTCGATGGCCGATGGCCTGAAGCCGTTCTCGATCTCGACGGACCTTCACCTTCACAGCCTCGAGGACCCGGTGCGCGATCTCGCGACCACCATGTCCAAGCTCTACGGCGTCGGATTGTCGTTCGAGGACTGTATCGAGGCGGTCTGCGCCGGACCGCGCGGCGTGCTCGGCCTCAGCGGGCGCGGCGGCCTTGCCGCGGGCACGCGCGCCGATTTCACGGTTTTCGATTTCGCCGAGGCCTCGCTGCCGGTCCTCGACAGCCAGGGCAACAGCATGACGCTGGAACGGCTGTTCGAGCCGCGCATGACGGTGATCGGCAACGACGTTCAGCCGGCCGCGCGGAGGGCCTCATGA
- a CDS encoding RidA family protein — MKIDNLRESPEARLVRSGLALPADPPRPVGSFCNVRRSGNLLFVSGQGPVLADGTLMTGKVGDTVSAEEAREHAELVAINILTALRAFCDGSLDRVRGVVKLLGLVNATPEFSRHPYVIDGASDLLAPIFGQAGIHSRSAFGVGSLPNQITVEIEAIFEIDADGLQAGTMADVL; from the coding sequence GTGAAAATTGATAATTTGCGGGAATCGCCCGAGGCGAGGCTCGTCCGATCCGGCCTCGCGCTCCCGGCGGATCCGCCCCGGCCGGTCGGCTCGTTCTGCAACGTGCGCCGGTCCGGCAACCTGCTGTTCGTATCCGGTCAGGGGCCCGTGCTCGCCGATGGCACGCTCATGACCGGAAAGGTCGGCGATACCGTTTCGGCGGAAGAGGCGCGCGAACATGCCGAACTCGTCGCGATCAACATCCTGACCGCCCTGCGCGCGTTTTGCGACGGCTCGCTCGACCGGGTGAGAGGCGTGGTGAAGCTGCTTGGCCTCGTCAACGCGACGCCGGAGTTTTCGCGCCACCCCTATGTCATCGACGGCGCCTCGGATCTGCTCGCCCCCATCTTCGGACAGGCCGGTATTCACTCGCGCTCCGCGTTTGGCGTGGGCTCGCTGCCCAACCAGATCACGGTCGAGATCGAGGCAATCTTCGAAATCGATGCGGACGGCCTTCAAGCCGGAACAATGGCGGACGTCCTATGA
- a CDS encoding zinc-binding dehydrogenase, with translation MKAAVHDVFGEPKDVIETREVALPEPGAGEVRVATLLSPIHNHDLWTIRGNYGYKPPLPGAIGGSEAAGFVDAVGEGVDKALVGKRVAIAGVHGTWAEHFIAPAAGVLPLPEQISDEMGAQLIAMPFSAISMLDMLKAGKGDWIIQTAANGAVGRVMAILAEARGIHLLNLVRRDEAAAELRAEGMKNVVSTSTDDWKDEAQRVIGEGRAISAIDSVGGDIAADLVDLLASDGELVVFGTATGAPMPLSSGALIMKQITVKGFWGARVSAEMDPDNRIRLITELVTLAAKGVLTLNVGGIFALDQVKEAMEASLTPGRAGKVMLKP, from the coding sequence ATGAAAGCTGCAGTTCACGACGTTTTTGGCGAACCGAAAGACGTTATAGAAACCCGTGAGGTTGCCCTGCCGGAACCGGGTGCAGGCGAGGTGCGGGTCGCCACCCTGCTGTCGCCGATCCACAATCACGATCTATGGACGATTCGAGGCAACTACGGCTACAAGCCGCCCCTGCCCGGCGCAATCGGCGGATCGGAAGCCGCAGGTTTCGTTGACGCTGTCGGCGAAGGCGTCGACAAGGCGCTTGTCGGAAAGCGTGTCGCCATCGCAGGCGTCCACGGAACCTGGGCAGAACACTTCATCGCGCCCGCTGCCGGCGTGCTGCCGCTGCCCGAGCAGATTTCCGACGAGATGGGCGCGCAGCTGATCGCCATGCCGTTCTCCGCCATTTCGATGCTCGACATGCTGAAGGCCGGGAAAGGCGACTGGATCATCCAGACGGCTGCCAATGGAGCTGTCGGCCGGGTCATGGCCATTCTGGCCGAGGCCCGCGGCATTCATCTTCTGAACCTCGTGCGGCGCGACGAGGCCGCAGCGGAACTTCGCGCCGAAGGCATGAAGAATGTCGTGTCCACTTCGACCGATGACTGGAAGGACGAGGCGCAGAGGGTCATAGGCGAAGGCCGCGCCATTTCAGCGATCGATTCCGTCGGCGGCGATATCGCCGCAGATCTGGTCGATCTCCTCGCATCCGACGGCGAACTGGTGGTTTTCGGAACCGCCACAGGCGCGCCGATGCCATTGTCATCGGGCGCCCTGATCATGAAGCAGATCACGGTCAAGGGCTTCTGGGGAGCACGCGTCAGCGCCGAGATGGATCCCGACAATCGTATCCGCCTGATCACCGAACTGGTCACGCTCGCGGCAAAAGGTGTCCTGACGCTTAATGTCGGCGGCATCTTCGCGCTCGACCAGGTGAAGGAGGCGATGGAAGCAAGCCTGACGCCCGGCCGGGCCGGCAAGGTGATGCTGAAGCCGTGA
- a CDS encoding alkaline phosphatase D family protein, with amino-acid sequence MAIHIAAPIGPVLYLDDIENGHMCLSALFITSKDGEPSPIRLATGDVHAVSLAHFENATVWRARFSLPADRSSEYDWNGETYRVAGDLTGDFRLAYVSCNGEEVGDMAREGSERNAMWSRLREAHRRQPFALMLHGGDQVYADEVTEGHALSADWPDTLPRDPSRAALADLGHYLRERFFARYAALYDAPELAWLAARVPSLMQWDDHDICDGWGSLRRSRTYSPVGQTLFAAARESFLLFQQAATEDDFPARFADRSGAHMGWSIHMPGLRIIAPDLRSERTRRDIMGPGGWAMMEAEAVRDLPGQTILMSSVPLLGPRLSLLEAGMMAVPRMQKYEDDLRDQWQSRAHREEWRRMLLLVRDMALKDQHNVAAISGEIHLATRAVMDIGNGLHLHQLVASGIAHRAPPKAWARALGALSWLGENPLPDHPIRVACLPGQRARYVAERNYLVLERQDSTWRAWWELEVSGATPALQL; translated from the coding sequence ATGGCCATTCACATTGCAGCCCCTATCGGTCCCGTTCTGTACCTTGATGATATCGAGAACGGCCACATGTGCCTTTCGGCCCTGTTCATCACGTCGAAAGACGGCGAGCCGTCGCCGATCAGGCTTGCGACGGGGGATGTGCACGCCGTCAGCCTCGCGCATTTCGAAAATGCCACTGTCTGGCGCGCGCGGTTTTCGCTGCCCGCCGACCGGTCGTCGGAATACGACTGGAACGGCGAAACCTACCGGGTCGCCGGCGACCTGACCGGTGATTTTCGCTTGGCCTATGTCTCCTGCAACGGAGAAGAAGTGGGCGACATGGCGCGCGAAGGTTCAGAGCGCAACGCCATGTGGAGCCGCCTGCGCGAAGCGCACCGGCGCCAGCCCTTCGCCCTCATGCTTCATGGCGGCGATCAGGTCTATGCCGACGAAGTCACCGAAGGCCATGCGTTGAGCGCGGACTGGCCCGATACGCTGCCGCGCGACCCCTCGCGCGCCGCGCTTGCCGATCTCGGCCACTATCTGCGCGAACGCTTTTTTGCGCGGTATGCCGCGCTCTATGACGCGCCGGAGCTGGCGTGGTTGGCCGCCCGCGTGCCCTCGCTGATGCAATGGGACGATCACGACATCTGCGATGGCTGGGGATCGTTACGTCGCTCCCGCACCTATTCTCCCGTCGGCCAGACCTTGTTTGCGGCCGCAAGGGAAAGCTTTCTGCTGTTTCAGCAAGCGGCCACGGAAGATGATTTTCCGGCGCGCTTTGCGGATCGGTCGGGCGCGCATATGGGGTGGAGCATTCACATGCCCGGCCTGCGCATCATCGCGCCAGATCTGCGATCGGAGCGTACGCGGCGCGATATCATGGGGCCGGGTGGCTGGGCAATGATGGAGGCGGAAGCGGTGCGGGACCTGCCGGGGCAGACGATCCTTATGTCCAGTGTCCCGCTGCTGGGGCCGCGTTTGTCCTTGCTCGAGGCCGGCATGATGGCCGTCCCGCGCATGCAGAAGTATGAAGACGACCTGCGCGACCAGTGGCAAAGCCGCGCGCATCGCGAGGAATGGCGGCGCATGCTGCTGCTGGTTCGCGATATGGCGCTGAAGGATCAGCACAATGTGGCCGCCATCTCGGGGGAAATCCACCTTGCCACCCGGGCGGTCATGGATATCGGCAACGGCCTGCATCTGCATCAGCTGGTGGCATCGGGGATCGCGCATCGTGCCCCGCCGAAAGCATGGGCGCGCGCTCTGGGCGCGTTGTCCTGGCTTGGCGAGAACCCGCTTCCCGACCATCCGATCCGCGTAGCATGCCTGCCCGGGCAGCGCGCACGCTATGTGGCCGAGCGCAACTATCTCGTCCTCGAGCGACAAGACAGCACCTGGCGCGCGTGGTGGGAGCTGGAAGTATCCGGAGCGACGCCGGCGCTCCAACTCTGA
- a CDS encoding aminotransferase class V-fold PLP-dependent enzyme, with the protein MGNDQPSKTPDWRWHDENGFRRVVNVAGTMTGLGASVAPAPEVSRETAAATERFVDMHELQALASRTITELTGAEAGCLTASAGAGISLAVAACMTGLDPARVEALPLNPGPKSGVAVQMGHLCEYGSSITTGVALAGANVRIAGTATLCKDFQLSAVLDENTAAALYVVSHHVVHYGQIPFERFARLAHEKGVPVIVDAASEYDLRGFLEKGADLVIYSGHKFLGGPTSGIIAGRRDLVRACYLQNIGIGRGMKIGKESIMGAIAAMRAWMKRDHAAIRARETAALELWREALSDLPGISAYRVPDPTGNPLERLQVDVDPDKAGAGAPVITAALGRRDPAIIVRGHEAELGYFQLDPCNLLPGHAELVAEALRDEISRGAWEGIDPEEALASARNGGTDGYLRWLGNG; encoded by the coding sequence ATGGGCAATGACCAACCCTCCAAAACGCCGGATTGGCGCTGGCACGACGAAAACGGCTTCCGGCGCGTCGTCAACGTCGCCGGCACGATGACGGGGCTCGGCGCCTCGGTTGCGCCCGCCCCGGAGGTCTCGCGCGAGACGGCCGCCGCCACCGAGCGTTTCGTCGACATGCATGAATTGCAGGCGCTCGCCAGCAGGACGATTACGGAACTGACCGGCGCCGAGGCGGGCTGTCTGACGGCTTCGGCGGGGGCCGGCATATCGCTTGCGGTGGCGGCCTGCATGACCGGCCTCGACCCGGCGCGGGTCGAGGCGCTGCCTCTCAACCCCGGCCCGAAGTCGGGGGTCGCGGTGCAGATGGGACATCTGTGCGAATACGGGTCCTCGATCACGACCGGGGTCGCGCTTGCCGGCGCGAATGTCCGTATCGCCGGCACGGCGACGCTGTGCAAGGACTTTCAGCTTTCCGCGGTTCTCGACGAGAACACCGCGGCCGCGCTTTACGTGGTGTCGCATCACGTGGTGCATTACGGCCAGATCCCGTTCGAACGCTTCGCGCGGCTTGCCCATGAAAAGGGCGTGCCGGTGATCGTCGATGCGGCCTCGGAATATGATCTGCGTGGCTTTCTCGAGAAGGGCGCGGACCTGGTCATTTATTCCGGCCACAAGTTCCTCGGCGGCCCGACCTCGGGCATCATCGCCGGCCGGCGCGATCTTGTGCGGGCCTGCTATCTGCAGAATATCGGCATTGGCCGCGGCATGAAGATCGGCAAGGAAAGCATCATGGGCGCGATCGCCGCCATGCGGGCCTGGATGAAGCGCGACCACGCGGCGATCCGCGCGCGGGAGACAGCGGCGCTCGAACTCTGGCGCGAGGCGCTCAGCGATCTCCCCGGCATTTCCGCCTATCGCGTCCCCGACCCGACCGGCAATCCGCTGGAACGGCTGCAGGTCGACGTCGATCCGGACAAGGCCGGCGCGGGCGCTCCCGTGATAACGGCCGCCCTCGGCAGACGCGATCCGGCCATCATCGTGCGCGGCCACGAGGCCGAGCTCGGATACTTCCAGCTCGATCCCTGCAATCTTCTGCCGGGCCACGCCGAACTCGTCGCCGAAGCGCTCAGGGATGAAATCTCGCGCGGCGCGTGGGAGGGGATCGACCCGGAAGAAGCGCTCGCCTCCGCCCGCAACGGCGGCACGGATGGCTATCTGCGCTGGCTTGGCAACGGCTGA
- a CDS encoding ABC transporter ATP-binding protein gives MTEPFISIRNMTKTFGPASDPVYAVNDVSFDIPKGSITGLVGESGSGKSTLGRSLLRLIEPTSGSTVFDGCDLNSLKAGDLRAMRRRMQMVFQDPVSSLNPRLSVEAIIAEGLVAHGIGSRRTRRDKVASLLEEVGLSADHMRRYPHEFSGGQRQRIGIARALALEPEFIVADESVSALDVSIQAQVLNLLLDLRERRNLTMLFIAHDLSVVDYLCDQVAVMYLGRLMEIGPAADIHERPRHPYTLALNSAIPMPRPGAARNREVLKGDIPSPMSPPSGCVFRTRCAHAREICAAGIPSPVAVSAGHYSHCKRIEAIGEN, from the coding sequence ATGACTGAACCCTTTATCAGCATTCGCAACATGACCAAGACGTTCGGCCCCGCGAGCGACCCGGTCTATGCCGTCAACGACGTCAGCTTCGATATCCCGAAGGGGTCGATAACGGGGCTGGTCGGAGAAAGCGGTTCGGGGAAGTCCACGCTCGGACGCAGCCTGCTCAGGCTGATCGAGCCGACATCGGGCAGCACGGTTTTCGACGGCTGCGACCTCAACAGCCTGAAGGCCGGCGATCTGAGGGCCATGCGGCGGCGCATGCAGATGGTGTTTCAGGACCCGGTTTCTTCCCTCAACCCCAGGCTTTCGGTCGAGGCGATCATTGCCGAAGGTCTCGTCGCACATGGCATCGGCTCGCGGCGCACCCGCCGCGATAAAGTGGCTTCGCTTCTGGAGGAGGTCGGTCTCAGCGCCGACCACATGCGGCGCTATCCGCACGAATTCTCGGGCGGCCAGCGTCAGCGCATCGGCATTGCCCGCGCGCTCGCGCTGGAGCCGGAATTCATCGTCGCCGACGAGAGCGTCTCCGCCCTCGATGTGTCGATCCAGGCGCAGGTGCTCAATCTGCTGCTCGATCTGCGCGAACGGCGCAACCTGACCATGCTGTTCATCGCCCACGACCTGTCGGTGGTCGACTATCTCTGCGATCAGGTCGCGGTCATGTATCTGGGCCGGCTGATGGAAATCGGTCCCGCCGCCGATATCCACGAACGTCCGCGCCACCCCTACACGCTGGCGCTGAACTCGGCAATTCCGATGCCGCGGCCTGGCGCTGCGCGCAACCGGGAGGTTCTCAAGGGCGATATCCCCAGTCCGATGTCGCCGCCATCCGGATGCGTCTTTCGGACCCGATGCGCGCACGCCCGCGAGATCTGTGCCGCCGGCATTCCCTCGCCCGTGGCGGTTTCCGCGGGTCATTACAGTCACTGCAAGAGAATAGAGGCAATTGGTGAAAATTGA
- a CDS encoding IclR family transcriptional regulator, with product MQDTSKAPRSRTSGIDRTLQIMDILLDYRRPMTAYELAKSAAAPVSTIYRLIDELVERGMLSRTSESLVWFGPRLMHYGLAYRSRMNMYVEAEKEMLALSRRTGEMVQVCARDGGMMVVIGMAEGEGHFRVTSDVGTRVPLNWTASGLLLLGHLGPAERTAAFAESARPSNTGLAETDPEALSERSRKDFLEGLSVQSGSSEEGVVCIAAPIRDADGACQLTMSVVMPRHRLEEKFDSISVQVREAAKLVERAVGHRTSAIVPA from the coding sequence ATGCAAGACACCAGCAAAGCGCCGCGCTCGCGCACCAGCGGTATCGACAGGACGCTGCAGATCATGGATATCCTGCTCGACTACAGGCGTCCCATGACCGCCTACGAACTTGCCAAGAGCGCCGCCGCGCCGGTTTCCACGATCTACCGACTGATCGATGAACTGGTCGAACGCGGCATGTTGAGCCGGACGTCCGAGAGCCTTGTCTGGTTCGGACCGCGGCTGATGCATTACGGCCTTGCCTACCGCTCGCGCATGAACATGTATGTCGAGGCCGAGAAGGAAATGCTCGCGCTCAGCCGGCGAACCGGCGAGATGGTTCAGGTCTGCGCCCGCGACGGCGGCATGATGGTCGTCATCGGCATGGCCGAGGGCGAGGGCCACTTTCGCGTGACCTCCGATGTCGGCACCCGCGTTCCGCTGAACTGGACCGCCTCGGGCCTGCTTCTGCTCGGCCACCTCGGTCCCGCCGAACGCACCGCCGCCTTCGCCGAAAGCGCCCGTCCCTCCAACACCGGGCTTGCCGAAACCGATCCGGAAGCTCTTTCCGAGCGCAGCCGCAAGGACTTTCTCGAAGGGCTTTCGGTGCAGTCGGGCAGTTCCGAGGAGGGCGTGGTCTGCATCGCCGCCCCCATCCGCGACGCTGACGGCGCCTGCCAGCTCACCATGTCCGTGGTCATGCCGCGCCACCGGCTCGAGGAGAAGTTCGACAGCATTTCCGTGCAGGTGCGCGAGGCCGCAAAACTTGTCGAGCGCGCTGTGGGTCATAGGACGTCCGCCATTGTTCCGGCTTGA
- a CDS encoding TetR/AcrR family transcriptional regulator, giving the protein MTKQSKSDQTRQKILTTGRQLVTKGGFNAVGLSLILNASGVPKGSFYHYFPSKEAFGEALLQDYVAEYRTRLDALMKMDGTAAEKLMTFCAAWLDQERQAGLVSTCLVVKLGAEVADLSESMRKVLDNGVKVLIAMLADLLWEGAHDGSLLPQDDPDAVAETLYAEWLGAAILSKLAADQRPLERALINTQARLIADAHKGENQ; this is encoded by the coding sequence ATGACAAAGCAAAGCAAGTCTGATCAGACCCGGCAGAAGATCCTCACCACAGGCCGTCAGTTGGTGACGAAGGGAGGCTTCAATGCTGTCGGGCTGTCCCTGATCCTCAACGCCTCCGGCGTCCCCAAGGGTTCGTTTTACCACTACTTCCCGTCAAAGGAGGCTTTCGGAGAGGCACTGCTGCAGGACTATGTCGCGGAATACCGGACGCGCCTCGATGCCCTGATGAAGATGGATGGAACGGCAGCGGAAAAGCTGATGACCTTCTGCGCGGCCTGGTTGGACCAGGAACGTCAGGCGGGGTTGGTCAGCACCTGTCTCGTGGTCAAGCTCGGCGCCGAGGTTGCCGACCTCTCGGAGAGCATGCGCAAAGTGCTCGACAATGGCGTAAAGGTCCTGATTGCGATGCTGGCAGACCTGCTGTGGGAGGGCGCCCATGACGGATCCCTTTTGCCGCAGGACGATCCGGATGCAGTGGCTGAAACGCTCTACGCCGAATGGCTGGGTGCTGCGATCCTTTCAAAGCTCGCCGCTGATCAACGCCCGCTGGAGCGGGCACTAATCAATACCCAGGCGCGTCTGATCGCTGACGCGCACAAAGGAGAAAACCAATGA